Below is a genomic region from Clostridiales bacterium.
TGGTATAATATTCCTTTTACCAGTAATTTGTCAGGTAGCACAATAGATTAATTTACGATGTCTATAAATATGCTTTTCAAGAAATGAAGTCTGACAAGATTTCAAGGCATCAGCTATATGTCGACGGTGGTTTAAAATTAGACAGTACCGTAGATATTGACAAGTTGTAATAGAAAATAAGATGTGCCTTGAGATAATTTAAATTTTCAATAATATGATTTTTAAAATCTATTTATAAGGGAATTCCCGATATATCAATATATACTTATAAAATAATCTTATTATATAGTGATTATCCAATAAATATAATTCTTGAGTTGCTTTTGTTTTGATTAAAGAGAAGGGAGAGCATGTTAATTATGTTAAATATTAATAAAAGACTTATCTCTATTGTATCAATGCTTATCGTTTTAACGATGGTATTTGGTCTCTTTACAGGATGTTCTGGTAAAGCACCAAGTGGTGGAAATTCAACTAACGATACATCATCAGATTCCGGGGAGAAAGTAAAAATATCTTTTACATGGTGGGGTGATACGGCAAGAAATGCAATCTATAATAAAATATGCGATTTATTTGAGGCAGCAAATCCTAATATTAAAGTTGACAGGCCATTTGGAAGCTGGGCACAATATTGGGATAAATTAGCGACACAAATTGCCAGTGGAAGTGCTCCTGATATTATAGGAATGCATCAGGACTATGTTTCTGAATATTCTAGTAGAAAGGCATTGCTTGATTTAAAACCTTATGTTGATTCAGGTATACTTAAAACTTCTGATATTCCTGAATCAGCATATAAAGGAGGATTTATTAGCGGTAAACTTTATATGATACCCCAGGGGATTGTTACTTCAGGCTATTTATATAATACAGCTACTTTTGATAAATTAGGTATTGAATACCCCAAAATGGACTGGACATGGGAAGAATTTGCTCAAAGGGCCATAGAAATTAAAAAAGTAGCTGATTCAAAGAATATAAAAATGTGGGGTAGCAGTGATGATTCCGGTTTACTTATGCCAACTTTCAATTACTGGGTTAGAACAAATGGTCAGGTTTTATTTACAGAGAAAGGGAAAATAGGTTTTACGCAAGATGTAGCTGAAAATTGGTTTATGTTTTGGAAAAACTTAAGGGATAAGGATGCAATACCAGATGCTTCTACAAATACCGAATATGCTAATCTCCCGATTGAACAAAATTTATTTTCTACGGGAAAAGTAGGAATAGCTAGCCTTCCTGCTAACCAATTGTGGTTGTATCA
It encodes:
- a CDS encoding sugar ABC transporter substrate-binding protein produces the protein MLNINKRLISIVSMLIVLTMVFGLFTGCSGKAPSGGNSTNDTSSDSGEKVKISFTWWGDTARNAIYNKICDLFEAANPNIKVDRPFGSWAQYWDKLATQIASGSAPDIIGMHQDYVSEYSSRKALLDLKPYVDSGILKTSDIPESAYKGGFISGKLYMIPQGIVTSGYLYNTATFDKLGIEYPKMDWTWEEFAQRAIEIKKVADSKNIKMWGSSDDSGLLMPTFNYWVRTNGQVLFTEKGKIGFTQDVAENWFMFWKNLRDKDAIPDASTNTEYANLPIEQNLFSTGKVGIASLPANQLWLYQNLAKSGNVNIVRIPHLAGKANGEYVEGSFLSITAASKHPKEAAKFINFFINNTDAQRTFKLEQGVPATTTAVQAVTPDMTPVQLRTIKFVNDTLKIAGNAPYAPAGVAEIRTDFANIASEVAFNKITPREGAIKFIKQCNDVLSRK